The genomic region GTATCGCAAGCCGAGAGGAAAAGGCATTCCCATAAAAAAAGCAGGAATACCAATCAATACTAGAGCAAACAGCATCTTTATTCCTATATCAAATCCCATCCCCGTATCAAGAATCCAGGGTAATCCAATTGTATAAGGAACCAATATTCCTGCGATCACTAAAGCGATCTTTCGAATGGAAATCAGGCTGATTTTTAAATTTGAAGAGTACCAGCTTCCTATACCTGAAATTACCAGCATAAAACTGATCACAGCTGCTACGGAATAAACCGGATGACCAAGAAAAAGAATAAACCGCTGTATAAGTACGATCTCAACGAACATAAAGCCTATACCAATCCCGGCAAAATAAAGCAGGGTCCATGATTTATTATTCATTTTTCTCTTCAGAAAAAATAAAGGCAAAACAATAAGGAGAATTGCTAGCAGAAGTGACTGTATAAAGGTCACTGCAGCTATTAGATATCCAAGTTCAAAGAACGAAGCCGACTGATCTCCAAAAAGCTTCTGCAAATGACTGAAGTTTTTCCACTTAAGAAATTGCGAAAAATATGGACGATCATCTGTAGCAGGCCTTAGATTAAAATCATAGGTTTCATAAACATCTTTGCGATCACCTGAAATCAAACGATCAGTTAACTTAAAGAGGTTTTCATCTTCCAGGCTATTATAGGTATTTCTCTCCTCTGAAGATATTCCCGGAAGAAAAAGCGGATCAAATGAAAGTCGGTCGCAAAAGTTCCTCAGCCCATCAATTTCGCTTTTAGAAAATGCTTTTCTCTTCATTAAATAGGTAATGGTATTCCAACTTCTAATTGCTATCAGGTAGTTCTCAGGGTCTTCTATTCCTTTTTGAGCTAATGTTTCTGCAAGCGTTGCAGTGATTTTTAAAGGATTTCTATATGGATAATCCATCCATACCGTGATACTTATAATTCCATTTTCATTTAGATGATCATATATCTGAGAAAAGCTATCAGTAGTAAGCAAATATTCTTCCTGGATCGCATTAAGACCAGCGGTGCCGCCAAAAGAACCAATATCTGGAATACTGATAATGTCATATAATTCTTTATTTTCAGAAAGATAAGACCGTCCATCTTTTTGATGTTGATTAACATTACTGCCAAAGTTCGAGGTTTCCGAAGAAAGTTTTGAGAGCAGAGGATTTGGTTCTACATGGTCAATTTGAGGAATATCCTGGAAACTATAATAATGAGTCCTGATCCCTGTGCCGGCTCCTAAAACCAGGACCTTCTGAGGATCCATAATCTCCAGAGCGGCTGCAGAAGTGGTATAATTAAGGATCTTACTATCTTCCTGAGAAATTAAAACAGGGCCGGCCCATTCGGCATTATTAAAGATGGCATCAATTACAGGTACTTCACCGGTATAAGACAAACTAAGACCGGGAGCATAGCGTAATACCGGCGAGGTAATATATTGAACCCAGCCATAAGGACTGTTTTCTGAAGTTTCAATAGTAGTATCCGGCAGATCAAGGCTTCGGCTAAGACTTTTATATTGGGAGATGCTTATATGGATGGGATTGTTGATCGCAAAGAATAAGAGCATCAAAGCAGTGACGATATTTATTCCCATCAACAAAGTTCTTCTATGAGATGATAAAATAACAAAAGATGCCAGCAAGGTTAATAACCCGGTTACAAAAGGAATTAGTGAAGGGGAAGCCATCCAGAATAGAGCTATTATCAAAATCCCGCCTAGACCTGATCCTACAAGGTTGCTGAAATACAACTTCCCGATCCCGTCAGCATAATTTATAAATACCATCCCTATAGCCAATGCACAAAAGAAAAATGGCAGAAAGAATAGCAGCTCGAATAATAATAATCGCCAGATCTCTTTTTGCTCTACAAAAAGTAAATAGGTGTCAAAACGGAACAAAGGCTGCCCTGATAGCCAAAGACTGAGAGGCATAAATATTCCTGAAAGGGTAATAAATAAAGGGAGTAAAACTTTTATTCTTTGGATCAATGAATTTCGGAATAATGCGAGAAAGGTACCGGCAGCACCAAATCCTAAAAGTGCAATAGCGATCACCATATAGGCAAAATGATACCACTGAACAATAGACAAATATTGCATCAGGCTTAACTGAAAAGCGATCATTGAAACAGAAAGCAATCCAATTGAAAATATAAGTCGGTTGAAGTATGAGAAGCTCATCAGTTGCGGGTAAAGGGAACAAAGCGTACAGGAAGTAAGTTTTTTGTTTTCCATTTCCCATCCTTCTTTTTTTCAACCAGCATTAAATGCTGGGCTGTAAATGGGGCTCCAACCGGAATTACCATTTTACCGCCCTCTTTTAATTGCTCTATTAATGGTGGAGGAATAAATTCTGAAGCAGCGGTAACCACTATGGCATCAAAAGGTGTATGTTCCTCCCAACCATAGAATCCATCTGCATGCTTCATTTTAATATTATTATAACCTAGATTATTGAGATTGCTTTTTGCAGTTTTATATAAAGGTTCAACGATCTCTATAGTATAGACTTCATCTACTATCTCTGCAAGCACGGCAGCCTGATAGCCAGAACCCGTACCTATTTCCAGAACCTTCATTCCCGAACGGGGGTTGATAATCTCTGTCATATAGCCTACAATAAAAGGTTGTGAAATTGTTTGTCCATGACCAATGGGTAAAGGCCTGTCCTCATATGCATTCTCTACTTGTTCTTGTGGTACCAACTGATGTCTTTGCACATTACGCATTGCTTTTAGAGTATTTTTATCATTTATGCCACGGGCTGCAATTTGGTTTGCTACCATTTGATGGCGGTCTTTCTGATACTTATCCTGCTCTGTATGGGAGATAGTGAAATACAGGAAAGTCAGTAATATGAAAACAAGATTTTTCATAACTCCGTATTTTACTCATTATCAATTAAATATACGGAAAATGAAGATCAAAAGCTGAATCTAAGGGTTTAGATAATCATGATCAATACTAACCGTAAAAAACCATGTCTTTGTAGAGAAACTATATCTTTGCACGCGCAAAAAGGAATGATAAAATATGAAATTGTCCCGATCAGAAATAAAGGAATTTTTAGACGAGAAAGTTATAAGGTATAACACGCCTAAATTCATTGAATCTGATCCTATTCAAATCCCACATCTTTTCTCTAAAAAAGAGGATATTGAAATTGCCGGATTTCTTACCGCTACTATCGCCTGGGGTAACAGAAAAAGTATCCTTAACAATTCTGAGAAGTTGATGAAACTAATGGATATGAGTCCATATGATTTTGTAGTGAATCATCAGGAAAGTGATCTTGATAACCTGGATGGTTTTGTACATAGAACATTTAATTCTACAGATCTAAAATACTTTATAAAGGCATTAAATAATATTTACCAAAATCATACGGGTCTTGAGAGAATTTTCACGGAAGGCTCTGAAATCAATAGTTTGCAGCCAGCGATCCATAATTTTAAATCAGTATTTTTTGAAATCCCCCATGAAAAGAGAACCGAAAAACATGTAAGTGATCCTTTAAAGAATTCCGCTGCAAAACGTATCAATATGTTCTTAAGATGGATGGTGAGAGATGATAGAACTGGGGTTGATTTTGGACTCTGGAAAAACCTCTCTCCTTCTCAGTTATCCTGTCCTTTGGATGTACATTCAGGAAACGTTGCCCGGAAACTAGGATTGCTAAAAAGAAAGATGAACGATGCCAAAGCCCTGGCTGAATTAGACCAGAACTTAAGAAAGATGGATCCTCAGGATCCTGTGAAATATGACTTTGCACTATTTGGCCTTGGAGTCTTTGAAAAAGGGCAATTTTAGAGCTTGGTAGTCTCATTTATTTTAGTTTTCTTTAACAAATTAAAAACTTGATTTCTTATTAATGATAAGTCCCGCAATTCCCGCTAATGAGGAAAAAAGGCTTGATTCAATCAAAAACCTTGATATCATTGGCTCGCTTCCTGAAGAAACCTATGATAGCATCACCAAACTTGCCAGTGCTATATGCGAAACGCCGATAGCGATCATTTCAATTCTGGATAGGGAGATCAATTGGTTTAAGTCTAAAGTGGGAACATCAATAGAAAGGTCTGAAAGAGAGTTTTCCTTTTGTGGGCATGCTATTTTAGAGCCTCAAAAATTATTTGAGGTTCCCAATACCTTAAAAGATATTCGTTTCAAGGATAATCCTCTTGCTATTGCCAAGGAAGGTGCTATAAGGTTTTATGCAGGTGCTCCAATCTTAGATGAAGAAGGTTTACCACTCGGCACGCTTTGCGTTTTAGACTCTAAAGAACATCATTTAACCGATGCCCAGAAAACTGCGTTAAAAGCTCTGGCCAAACAGGTCGAAGTATTATTTGAATACCGGCGAAAGAATAAAGAACTCGAGAAACTGAAAAATGATCTTGATGACAACAACCGTATTTTAAGGGGATTCGCCAGTACTGTTTCGCATGACCTTAAAATGCCGCTTGCTAATATGATCATTACTGCAGACATTCTGAAAGCAAAGTATTCTTCAAACCTGGACGAAGAAGGAATTAAATATTTAAATTATCTCAAGCAATCAGGGCTTACCCTTAGTGATTATATCAACGGACTTCTGGATCACTATTCCAGCAATGTAGATGCAGATAAAGATCAGGAATTCTTCCTTAACGATCTATTAGAAGATATTATAGACCTTCTAAACATCGCTGAAAATTGCGAAATCAATTTACCTGATAACAATCTTAAAATCTATGGTAATGGTGCGGCTGTAGGGCAAGTCTTTATGAATCTTATAAGTAACAGTCTTAAATATAATAGCAACGAAAGGATCATTATTGATATAGATTGTACAGAGAACCGTGAATTTTTCAATTTTAGCATACAGGATAACGGTATTGGTATTCCAGATAATAAACACGATGAGATCTTTGAGCTTTTCACCACAGCCGCAGAAAAGGACCGGCAGGGAAAAAAAGGTCATGGAATCGGGCTTTCTACAGTAAAAAAGATCGTAGGCAGCCTTGGTGGTTTTATTAAGGTAACCTCAATAGAAGGAGAAGGTACCCGTTTCGATTTTAGTATAAAGCGTTATATTCATTAGATTAGGATATTTTTTAGGAAAAGTTATTTTTTTTTAAATAACTTTAAATCAATATTTTATTTGGGGAAATGCAACATAAGCTAGTTCCTTTCAATGAAAAGCTACGGCAAACTGCATTGAAGGAATATAATATACTAAATTCGGGGCCAGACGAAGATTATGACAATCTTACGTTTTTAGCGGCTACTATATCCAATTCTCCAGTTGCCAAAATTAGTATCGTAGATAAAACCCGAATCTGGAATAAATCGGTATATGGCGCCGAAATCGAAGAAATAGATCGAAACAACTCTTTCTGTGACCATGCCATTCATAGTGACACACCCATTTATATTCTAAACAGGAGTAAACAACCCGAGTTGTTTGAAGCAGCTAAGGGTATTTATGATCGGGAATTTTCATTTTATGCCGGGATTCCACTTCATAATCCCCAGGGACATGCCATAGCGGTTTTTTGTGTATTTGATACGAAAGAAAAAGAACTTACCAGTGATCAGTTAAAAGCCTTAAAAGCCCTGGCCAAACAGGCAATGAATTTATTTGAATTCCGAAAGCAGAGATTAAAGCTTTATCAGGTTCAGAATAAATTGAAAGAAAAATATCATGAACTTGAAAAATTTGCGAGCCTTGTTTCCCATGATCTTAAATCGCCGTTAGCCAATATCATTTCTCTTACTGAATTACTAAAGGATGAAAATCAGGGTAAATTTGATGAGGACACCGAACAATACCTGAAATTCCTGGTAGAATCCTCTTACTCTCTACGAAATTATATTGACGGGATCTTGAGCTTTTACCGTAGTGATCATGTTATGGAAAAGGATTATACCAATGTTGATCTTCGAAAAATGCTGAAGGGAATTGTCGATCTTTACCAGGTTTCAGATGATATCAAAATCACCTACCCAGATGACATTATGCTACATAATGTCAATAAGGCTGCCCTAACCCAGGTTTTCATGAACCTTATTAGCAATGCACTGAAATACAATGATAAGGATCTACGAAAAGTTGAGATAACCTTTGACAAGAATGAAGAATTTTACTTTTTTGAAGTAAGAGACAATGGCAAAGGAATCCCACCGGAAAAACACAGCGAAATCTTTGAACTTTTTACCACTTTAGATTCCGTAGATCGCGAAGGAAGTTTAGGTAGCGGTATTGGCCTCGCCACAGTGAGAAAACTTATAGAATCTATGGGTGGATCTATTTCACTGGAATCTGAATTAGGCAAAGGCAGCAATTTTAAATTCCGTATTAAAAGGTTTTAGCGCTTAATCGACTATCATTTTCTATATTTGAGAAACCTTATTCCTTAATATGCATTTTCAACAGCCGGAATTACTGTATGCCCTTATTCTACTTATTATTCCGCTGATCGTCCATTTGTTCCGTTTAAGAAAATTCCAAAAGGAAGATTTTACCAATGTAAAGTTCCTGAAAAAAGTAATTCAGGAAACCCGAAAAAGTTC from Gramella sp. MT6 harbors:
- a CDS encoding protein-L-isoaspartate(D-aspartate) O-methyltransferase, whose protein sequence is MKNLVFILLTFLYFTISHTEQDKYQKDRHQMVANQIAARGINDKNTLKAMRNVQRHQLVPQEQVENAYEDRPLPIGHGQTISQPFIVGYMTEIINPRSGMKVLEIGTGSGYQAAVLAEIVDEVYTIEIVEPLYKTAKSNLNNLGYNNIKMKHADGFYGWEEHTPFDAIVVTAASEFIPPPLIEQLKEGGKMVIPVGAPFTAQHLMLVEKKKDGKWKTKNLLPVRFVPFTRN
- a CDS encoding TIGR02757 family protein, with translation MSRSEIKEFLDEKVIRYNTPKFIESDPIQIPHLFSKKEDIEIAGFLTATIAWGNRKSILNNSEKLMKLMDMSPYDFVVNHQESDLDNLDGFVHRTFNSTDLKYFIKALNNIYQNHTGLERIFTEGSEINSLQPAIHNFKSVFFEIPHEKRTEKHVSDPLKNSAAKRINMFLRWMVRDDRTGVDFGLWKNLSPSQLSCPLDVHSGNVARKLGLLKRKMNDAKALAELDQNLRKMDPQDPVKYDFALFGLGVFEKGQF
- a CDS encoding GAF domain-containing sensor histidine kinase — its product is MISPAIPANEEKRLDSIKNLDIIGSLPEETYDSITKLASAICETPIAIISILDREINWFKSKVGTSIERSEREFSFCGHAILEPQKLFEVPNTLKDIRFKDNPLAIAKEGAIRFYAGAPILDEEGLPLGTLCVLDSKEHHLTDAQKTALKALAKQVEVLFEYRRKNKELEKLKNDLDDNNRILRGFASTVSHDLKMPLANMIITADILKAKYSSNLDEEGIKYLNYLKQSGLTLSDYINGLLDHYSSNVDADKDQEFFLNDLLEDIIDLLNIAENCEINLPDNNLKIYGNGAAVGQVFMNLISNSLKYNSNERIIIDIDCTENREFFNFSIQDNGIGIPDNKHDEIFELFTTAAEKDRQGKKGHGIGLSTVKKIVGSLGGFIKVTSIEGEGTRFDFSIKRYIH
- a CDS encoding GAF domain-containing sensor histidine kinase, coding for MQHKLVPFNEKLRQTALKEYNILNSGPDEDYDNLTFLAATISNSPVAKISIVDKTRIWNKSVYGAEIEEIDRNNSFCDHAIHSDTPIYILNRSKQPELFEAAKGIYDREFSFYAGIPLHNPQGHAIAVFCVFDTKEKELTSDQLKALKALAKQAMNLFEFRKQRLKLYQVQNKLKEKYHELEKFASLVSHDLKSPLANIISLTELLKDENQGKFDEDTEQYLKFLVESSYSLRNYIDGILSFYRSDHVMEKDYTNVDLRKMLKGIVDLYQVSDDIKITYPDDIMLHNVNKAALTQVFMNLISNALKYNDKDLRKVEITFDKNEEFYFFEVRDNGKGIPPEKHSEIFELFTTLDSVDREGSLGSGIGLATVRKLIESMGGSISLESELGKGSNFKFRIKRF